Proteins encoded within one genomic window of Vicinamibacteria bacterium:
- a CDS encoding aldehyde dehydrogenase family protein, with protein MQTKHGNYIAGAWVPARSGRTFENRNPADTRELVGTFADSGPEDVEQAVAAARAAFPGWRSLPAPKRGEILFRTAEILVRRKEDFARDMTREMGKVLAETRGDVQEAIDMTYYMAGEGRRQFGQTTPSELPNKFQMSVRMPVGIAGLITPWNFPMAIPSWKMMPALVLGNTVVIKPATDTPLSVVNLVVALEEAGLPPGVLNMVTGGGLEAGAPLMSHKDVGIVSFTGSTGVGRKVSEACAPAFKHCHLEMGGKNIIMVMEDARLDLAVEGAVWGGFGTTGQRCTAASRVAVHKRVYREFMEAFVDRARSLRVGNGLDPRTEMGPCVSENQLKTVDRYVGVGREEGAKLLCGGHRLSGDEYDRGYFYEPTVFGDCSPRMRVSSEEIFGPVVSVIPVDSLEEAIAVGNSVEYGLSASIYTQDINKAFTAMREMYTGIFYVNAPTIGAETHLPFGGTKNTGNGHREACVQALEVFSEWKSIYIDYSGTLQRAQIDA; from the coding sequence ATGCAGACCAAGCACGGCAACTACATCGCGGGGGCCTGGGTCCCCGCCCGGAGCGGCCGCACCTTCGAGAACCGGAACCCCGCGGACACCCGCGAGCTCGTGGGCACCTTCGCGGACTCGGGCCCCGAGGACGTGGAACAGGCGGTAGCCGCGGCCCGCGCGGCCTTCCCGGGATGGCGCTCGCTTCCCGCGCCCAAGCGGGGGGAGATCCTCTTCCGGACCGCCGAGATCCTGGTCCGGCGCAAGGAGGACTTCGCCCGCGACATGACGCGGGAGATGGGAAAGGTCCTGGCGGAGACCCGGGGGGACGTGCAGGAAGCCATCGATATGACGTACTACATGGCGGGAGAAGGGCGGCGGCAGTTCGGACAGACCACCCCCTCCGAGCTCCCCAACAAGTTCCAGATGTCGGTGCGCATGCCAGTGGGCATCGCCGGGCTCATCACCCCCTGGAACTTCCCCATGGCCATCCCCTCTTGGAAGATGATGCCCGCCCTCGTGCTCGGCAACACGGTGGTGATCAAGCCCGCCACCGATACCCCGCTCTCGGTCGTGAACCTGGTCGTGGCCCTCGAGGAGGCCGGGCTCCCTCCCGGAGTGCTGAACATGGTCACGGGCGGGGGCCTCGAAGCGGGCGCCCCGCTCATGTCCCACAAGGACGTGGGCATCGTCTCCTTCACCGGCTCCACCGGGGTGGGGCGGAAGGTCTCCGAAGCCTGCGCCCCCGCCTTCAAGCACTGCCACCTGGAGATGGGCGGCAAGAACATCATCATGGTGATGGAGGACGCCCGGCTGGACCTGGCCGTGGAGGGGGCGGTCTGGGGCGGCTTCGGGACCACCGGACAGCGTTGCACGGCCGCCAGCCGGGTGGCCGTCCACAAGCGCGTCTACCGAGAGTTCATGGAGGCCTTCGTGGACCGGGCCCGCAGCCTGCGGGTGGGCAACGGCCTCGACCCCCGCACCGAGATGGGGCCTTGCGTGAGCGAGAACCAGCTGAAGACGGTGGACAGGTACGTGGGCGTGGGTCGGGAGGAGGGGGCCAAGCTGCTCTGCGGCGGCCACCGCCTGTCCGGGGACGAGTACGACCGCGGCTACTTCTACGAGCCCACGGTGTTCGGCGACTGCTCCCCCCGGATGCGGGTTTCCAGCGAGGAGATCTTCGGACCCGTGGTGTCCGTCATCCCCGTGGACTCGCTCGAGGAGGCCATCGCGGTCGGCAATTCCGTCGAGTACGGGCTCTCCGCCTCCATCTACACCCAGGACATCAACAAGGCCTTCACCGCCATGCGCGAGATGTACACCGGCATCTTCTACGTGAACGCCCCCACCATCGGGGCCGAGACCCATCTGCCCTTCGGCGGCACCAAGAACACGGGCAACGGCCACCGCGAGGCCTGCGTGCAGGCCTTGGAGGTATTCTCAGAGTGGAAGAGCATTTACATCGACTACAGCGGGACCCTCCAGCGGGCGCAGATTGACGCCTGA
- a CDS encoding polymer-forming cytoskeletal protein — protein MGIFGKPPEGKPVEPLTPPRVAPPAPAPAPSPRPGGTCLIGSKTTVKGEITGDEDILVEGVVEGQIRISRDLRVGPGGVVKANVEAQSVVVSGELVGDCQASQRVEIQATGRLTGNIRSPRVVIAEGATFKGNSDMSGRKDVVRKDEKAAAS, from the coding sequence ATGGGAATCTTCGGCAAGCCCCCTGAAGGCAAACCGGTCGAGCCGCTCACTCCCCCGCGGGTCGCGCCCCCCGCTCCCGCCCCTGCTCCCTCTCCACGTCCGGGAGGGACCTGCCTGATCGGCTCCAAGACCACCGTGAAGGGGGAGATCACGGGGGACGAGGACATCCTCGTGGAGGGCGTGGTGGAGGGGCAGATCCGCATCTCGCGCGACCTGCGCGTGGGACCGGGGGGCGTGGTCAAGGCCAACGTCGAAGCCCAGTCCGTGGTGGTGAGCGGCGAGCTCGTGGGCGACTGCCAGGCCAGCCAGCGGGTGGAGATCCAGGCCACCGGGCGCCTCACCGGCAACATACGATCTCCCCGGGTGGTGATCGCGGAGGGGGCCACCTTCAAGGGCAACAGCGACATGTCCGGCCGGAAGGACGTGGTGCGCAAGGACGAGAAGGCCGCCGCTTCCTGA
- a CDS encoding phosphomannomutase/phosphoglucomutase: MIEPGIFKAYDIRGLYPSQLDGEVARRVGHAFVEYLGARGIAVGRDARVSSPEIARGFIQGASAQGCEVTDIGMVGTDMLYYYVAEKGLDGGAVITASHNPPEWNGIKMVGRGALPLSGDAGIKEIKEAILAGRFADPHPGSEPTTAFRSIGGEYARHCLSFIDVSLVPRLKVVLDPGNGMGAVGASAIFPRLPLEDVRLFFELDGTFPNHPPDPLQEANRRHVMERVVTEGADLGIAWDGDADRCFFIDDTGAFVPGDFVTALLGETFARRQPGAVIVYDVRASRVVADRVRAAGGVPLMNRVGHAFIKKRMRDENGVFGGEVSGHYYFRDNWYADNGMIPALLMLELLGREAKPLSQVLAPLRARYHISGEINSRVADVDAALAKIEERYGDAQLLRMDGLSVDYPDWHFNVRPSNTEPLLRLNLEADSPEAMEGRRDEVLALIRS; encoded by the coding sequence ATGATCGAGCCCGGCATCTTCAAGGCCTACGACATCCGGGGACTCTACCCCTCTCAGCTCGACGGGGAGGTCGCGCGCCGCGTGGGCCACGCCTTCGTGGAGTATCTGGGCGCCCGCGGGATCGCGGTGGGGCGGGATGCTCGCGTATCCTCCCCGGAGATCGCGCGGGGATTCATCCAGGGGGCGAGCGCCCAGGGCTGCGAGGTCACGGATATCGGGATGGTAGGCACGGACATGCTCTACTACTACGTGGCCGAGAAGGGCCTCGATGGGGGCGCCGTGATCACCGCCTCCCACAACCCCCCGGAGTGGAATGGGATCAAGATGGTGGGCCGGGGGGCGCTCCCCCTCTCCGGCGACGCCGGGATCAAGGAGATCAAGGAAGCGATCCTGGCCGGGCGCTTCGCGGATCCCCACCCCGGCTCCGAGCCCACCACCGCCTTCCGCTCCATCGGGGGCGAGTACGCGCGACACTGCCTGTCCTTCATCGACGTCTCCTTGGTGCCCCGCCTCAAGGTGGTGCTCGACCCCGGCAACGGCATGGGGGCGGTGGGGGCGAGCGCGATCTTCCCCCGCCTTCCCCTGGAGGATGTACGCCTGTTCTTCGAGCTGGATGGAACGTTCCCCAACCATCCCCCCGACCCCCTGCAGGAGGCGAACCGCCGCCACGTCATGGAGCGGGTGGTGACGGAGGGGGCCGACCTGGGCATCGCTTGGGACGGAGATGCCGACCGCTGCTTCTTCATAGACGACACGGGGGCCTTCGTGCCGGGCGACTTTGTGACCGCCCTCCTGGGAGAGACCTTTGCCCGCCGGCAGCCGGGGGCGGTCATCGTGTACGACGTGCGCGCCTCGCGGGTGGTGGCAGACCGGGTGAGAGCAGCGGGGGGAGTGCCCCTCATGAACCGGGTGGGCCACGCCTTCATCAAGAAGCGTATGCGGGACGAAAACGGGGTCTTCGGGGGCGAGGTCTCGGGCCACTACTACTTCCGCGACAACTGGTATGCGGACAATGGCATGATCCCCGCCCTCCTGATGCTGGAGCTCTTGGGCCGGGAAGCGAAGCCGCTGAGCCAAGTCTTGGCCCCCCTGCGCGCCCGCTATCACATCTCGGGCGAGATCAACTCCCGGGTGGCGGACGTGGACGCGGCCCTGGCCAAGATCGAAGAGCGGTACGGCGACGCCCAGCTCCTGAGGATGGACGGGCTCTCCGTGGACTACCCGGACTGGCACTTCAACGTCCGGCCCTCCAACACCGAGCCCCTGCTGCGCCTGAATCTCGAAGCGGACTCCCCCGAGGCCATGGAGGGCCGCCGCGACGAGGTCCTGGCCCTCATCCGGAGCTAG